The genomic region TCGCCAGCCATCCCCCCGGTTTTTGGGTGCCGAACACCCCCCGATAGAGAATTTTTCCGGCTTCGCGTTCTTCCACATAACCTTTCGTGCGAACGAAGCGATTTTGAAAGTGGGCGCGACCGTCTTTAAACCCGATCTTACAAATCATGCCATCCCCATCAAAAGGATGGTGAATCGGCTGTTCGTGAATGTCGAGCAATCCGGGACCGTTGCGAAAGAAGGTTCCGCATAAATCCGGGGGAATTTCGCCGTCTATTTCGTCGATCCAATAGCTGAATTCTTCGGGTTGGGATTGATACCCTTGTTTCCAATCTTCGCGACTGTAAGATTTTGAATCTAAAGGATCGACGTTAGGAGATTGTGATTTATCTTGCAGTTGCATAATTTTTTTAAATGGATAGATCGACGCCAATAGAAAAAATAAAACAGAGAGGAAACTGTATGTTTACACCTGCAGACTTTCGACAGGCTGGCTATTGTCTTGAAAGACCGGATTTGAGGGTTCGTCGGGGGCGATCGCCCGTCCTCCACCGTTGTTGTCGTCATGACTCCCGGGCAGCCAGTTTAAAAAGGGCAACGGTAGTAAAGTGCTGACATTGGTAATCACGACTAACAGCCACAAATTCTCGAAATTGGTTTCTGTAACCCCCAGCCAATGGGTGAGTAAGGCTCCCAATTCATAAGAACTCAGTCCGGCTAAATTGGTCACGGACATTAACAAGGCGAATAAGGTCGCTTCGACGCCGGACGGACACAAGCGGGCGGCTAAAACTAACACGGGCATATAGGCAATTTGTCCCATGACCGTGAGGATCAAACTGTCGCCGATGCTGAACCACGCATCGTCAATTCCGATCGCCCGATTCGCATGGGTGACGAGTAACAAACTGGTCATTCCCAACAGGGCCGATAACACGGTAGTCCAGGCGAACATCGTCCGAAAGTTAATGGTTTTAAAGAAGCGCTGGAATAACCAAATTCCTAATAATGAGGCGAGACTGGTGACCAAGCGAACCCGCCCGAGAAATTCCGGCTGAAAGCCTAACTCGTTGGTGGTGAAGAAAAAGAAGGCAGAATCGGAGGAAGGGGTCGCCTGCCAGATGAATAAAAAGGCGGTGGGCAACCAGATCGCTTTTTGAGAAATTGCTGTTTTTAATTGTCCGATTTGTTGTTTGACTTTGGTCAATCCGGGACGGCGATCGCGCACTTTTTCTTCGTCAATTAACCAAGCAACTGCCGATACGATTAACGGGAAGGTTGCAGTGATTAAAAACACCGTTTGGGTATTGAATTGTTCGAGTAACGACCCACTCAAATAGGCGGTAATCAAACCGCCGAGGGCCGAGGCGCCCCAGCAGAGAGACTGTAGGGAACCCGCTTCGCTTTGCGACTCCTGGCGGGCCCGTTCGACGACCAGAGAATCGACAATCACGTCGCTGACCGCCACGGACAGGGAACTGACCAGCATCACCGCCGTCGCCGCCCATCCCGTCTGTACGACTGTCGCCATACTCACCCACGCCAGGGCGCCCAAGATCCCGGACAGGACGATGTAAGGACGGCGACGATAGCCGAAAATGGGCAAACCGTCGGAAATAAAGCCAAAAAGGGGCTTGACAATCCAAGGGAGGGCCGCAATCCCCATCAAGGCGGAGACTTCGGCGGGAGAGAGGGCGAGTTCGTCTTTGAGGAAGAAGCTGACCGCCAAGCGGGCCAAACCGAGGATCCCCTGAACGAAGTAGACC from Oxynema aestuarii AP17 harbors:
- a CDS encoding folate/biopterin family MFS transporter, with amino-acid sequence MLISPQTLAQIKASVKEKLLFGNEPSPELTAILLVYFVQGILGLARLAVSFFLKDELALSPAEVSALMGIAALPWIVKPLFGFISDGLPIFGYRRRPYIVLSGILGALAWVSMATVVQTGWAATAVMLVSSLSVAVSDVIVDSLVVERARQESQSEAGSLQSLCWGASALGGLITAYLSGSLLEQFNTQTVFLITATFPLIVSAVAWLIDEEKVRDRRPGLTKVKQQIGQLKTAISQKAIWLPTAFLFIWQATPSSDSAFFFFTTNELGFQPEFLGRVRLVTSLASLLGIWLFQRFFKTINFRTMFAWTTVLSALLGMTSLLLVTHANRAIGIDDAWFSIGDSLILTVMGQIAYMPVLVLAARLCPSGVEATLFALLMSVTNLAGLSSYELGALLTHWLGVTETNFENLWLLVVITNVSTLLPLPFLNWLPGSHDDNNGGGRAIAPDEPSNPVFQDNSQPVESLQV